DNA from Salvelinus alpinus chromosome 17, SLU_Salpinus.1, whole genome shotgun sequence:
ATTATCTTTAAATGTTAACAAATGTAACTTTATTGTATTCATTCGTAATAAAAATACGTATTGTTaataaaaagaaaacaaaagagCCATAATCTTAATTGGTGGTAATGAAATGGAACATCCAGTAGATTCCTCTGAGTTCTAACTAATGAAAAGTTATCCTGGAAACATCATACTTCATTTGTCTGCAGGATAGTGATGAAATCTGTTGGTATCATCAGAAAGTTTAGTGGTTTGGTTCATCGAGCTTGCTTCCTAACTCTATACTAAAGCTGAATTTACCCATATCTCATTCACTGTAATGTTGTCTGGGCcagtatatactgtatgcctCCTACCTACACAAATTACTCATCATACAAAAGACACTAGCAAGACTAGCCACCTCTAATTACCTGGCTCCATCTGCATCTTTGTTTAAGAAACTCAATATCTTGTCTAATTACGACATTAATGTGCGCCAATTATGTGCTTTCATCAGTTTACTtaaacccttcaatggattctGCCACGTTAATTCCGAAATCCAACTTTATAACACAAGACACTGCGATAACATTCACAATCCCCACTCTCGCACCTCACATAGTAAATTCTCTATCAGATTTACAGGTATCATATTCTGGAATTCTTATCTTCATAATGCCAAAACATCATCATCCCTCAATAACTTCAAGCGAAGACTgagggtcagcctgatgaaccaaactacccagtaatATTTTCCATATAGCCTATCTCTCTCAAACTCACATGCACacattcagttgaagtcggaagtttacatacaccttagccaaatacatttaaactcagtttttcacaattcctgacatttaatcctagtaaaaattccctgttttaggtcagttacgatcacTTTATTTTAAATTCCCACAAaacgggtgaattttggcccattcctcctgacagagctggtgtaactgagtcaggtttgtaggcctccttgctcacacacgctttttcagttctgcccacaaattttctataggattcaggtcagggctttgtgatggccactccaataccttgactttgtccttaagccattttgccacaactttggaagtatgcttggggtcattgtccatttggaagacccatttgcgaccaagctttaacttcctgactgatgtcttgagatgttgcttcaatatatccacataattttcctgcctcatgatgccatctattttgtgaagtccccctgtccctcctgcagcaaagcatccccacaacatgatgctgccacccccgtgcttcacggttgggatggtgttcttcggcttgcaagcctccccctttttcctccaaacataatgatggtcattatggccaaacagttctatttttgtttcatcagaccagaggacatttctccaaaaagtacgatctttgcccccatgtgcagttacaaaccgtagtctggcttttttatggcagttttggagcagtggcttcgtctatagcctttcaggttatgttgatataggactcgttttactgtggatatagatacttttgtacctgtttcctccagcatcttcacaaggtcctttgctgttgttctgaaattaatttgcacttttcgcaccaaagtacgttcatctctaggagacagaacgcatcttcttcctgagcggtatgacggctgcgtggccccatggtgtttatacttgcgtactattgtttgtacagatgaacgtggtaccttcaggcgtttggatattgctcccattgatgaactagacttgtggaggtctacaatgttttttctgaggtcttggctgatttcttttgatttgtcCATGATGTCAGGAaaagtggcactgagtttgaaggtaggccttgaaatacatccccaggtacacctccaattgactcaaatgatgtcaattagcctatcagaagcttctaaagccatgacataattttctggaattttccaagctgtttaaagtcagtcaacttagcgtatgtaaacttctgacccactggaattgtgatacggtgaaatataagtgaaataatctgtctgtaaacagttgttggaaaaagtcctagtagatgtcctaaccgacttaccaaaactagtttgttaacaagaaatgtgtggagtggttaaaaaacgagttttaatgacttcaacctaagtgtatgtaaacttccgacttcaactgtacatttaaagaaaacaaatatatattttctttattaCTGATCAATTCATTTATAATTAGTAGGTTTTGTTATCTGTTTTAACaaaccttttttatttttgtacttatgtattgtgtttttttttgtggtgttttttttttatacaagcCCTTGGGTTTCCAACCACACCTGCACacgtttaaaaaaacatttaaaaaaaaatctgtattgttgtctatcacttGTTTCCTTTGGTGCAAATAAAAAAACGCTCATCTCACAATTAATATATTTTCCTAGTCAGAGATACCAGCATACACATTTTGTTACCAGTTGCATGCCACCGCCTACCATTCTCATTACACCTTATCTGACATAGAAAGTGTAAGGATTTTTTTGTCAATCTCAAGCATGTgtgtgacacacacaaacaccaaatAAACAATGGACACCCCTCACACTCATCTGTTTAGTCGTTTCACTTTTAATAgtaaaaattacaaaataacattaTCTCTACTTCATCTACAAAATAATAACTTAATATTCATGATCGTGGTGAGCGTCAAAAATTGTTTGGCTCCAACAACTGTTCATAGACATGCATATTgttgaaatataaaaatataaatacatcCCATTAATGTCCTTAATAAATCCATGACTAAGATTTTAAATAGTTCAGAATAAAATAATTAAAACGCAGTTGAGTACAATAAGGCATTAAGATGTATCGCAAGAGCTGTACAGTTTCATAGAATATAGTTAAAAAATATAATTTGTTTTGCTTAATGCGGGAACCCTAAAATAACTTTGATTAAATCACTACTTCTCTCAACAGGAAGAACAAGTCTCAAAATTAAAcattctactttttttttttctctcaagcTAACATGCCAACACTAAAGAGATGAAATGAAGCACTTCAGTACAAAACCAGGACTTGTTGAAAGCATACTAGGGGTGGGGCATAGAACACTAGTAGTACCTGGATATACTTATCTCAACCTGACCTTTGACCTTTAAAGCCCTTCCATGACATCACACCTTAACCACTGAAAAAGTCTTAACAACCATACATGGTGGTGTCTAGAATTCAAATGAATGAGTTTTAATACGGTAAACTCGTACAaggaacaaaacaaaggagactATGGCAATGACAGTTACAAACAAAGAAAATGGCAGACATGGGTACAATTCATTTGACTGAATCAATGGCCACTCGATCTGTAGTGTAAGGGGGACCGCTGCTAACGTTCTTGTAGCATGATCACTTTTTGCTTTTAGGAAAAGTAAAGTTGTCTTAGTTTCACTTTCATGCAAATTGTGTTTTAGGTGCAAGTGAACTGTGTCATGAGCCTGGCTGTACAGTAGCAGTCATGAGCATCTCCATTGTGTATTAAAAATGTGGCCGTCCCAGAGAGGAGGACGCAGAGCAAATACCTGTCTGAACCTTCGGCGAAATTAAAACGTCAACATTTGTAAGGTGCTTGATACTCCTTAACTCAACTTtgccaatgtttttttttctctctactGTACTTGAAACAAATAGATAAAGTACACTGTTCATAATCACCATTACAGTATGGGCTAACCTCCAGATACAGTGTTGGCCCTATTTAAAACAGACTACATCCATATACTCTATGATAACACAATTTATACACAGTGTCTACTCCACTCCATTTCTGGAAGGTAGCAGCCCCTGACTTATGTGCTATTCTCCCCCTCAACCTTTCATTCTCTTTCAGAATATCCTCTTACACGCACCCTtttataatataatttccctgTTACTCTTTTATATCATCCCCCAACTTCTTACTACAAGCCTTTCTTTTGAAGGCTCGGGAAAAGAGAGCGACAAAATGGAGGCAAAAGGAAAGTGTTTCTGACATACAGTTACAAAAGACGGTACATTACTAGCAGAGGGGAGTAGTTGCTGGGCCCGTGGGAGGCAAAgggtggaaggagggagggagagggatagagtagATGCACACAAGACCACAGTGTCACAGGAGTCCTGAAAGTGCAAGAAAGTTCAGCCACGTTGGGGACACTCACTTTCGTATTTGTCGTTATCTAGCGTCATCGAATCAGCAGCGTACAGGAcatatgccccccccccctctcgccACATTCTCCTCACTGTTCTCGCAtactttctctctgcctctttctctccccttagCCAGCCCGCTCTGTCCCTTTCGACCTTTTCCACTAGCTATGGGATTTCGAGTAGCTACATTCTTTACTGTGGCTCTCCCCTAAGCAAGCCCCCTTTGTCCTCCTAACCTCTCACTATAGGACTTAGGGACTCAAGGGGCTGTGGTTCAAATGAGGCTCCACTCTGCTAACTGTGGGACTGAGGCTGGATGCTGGAGCAATCCGACACTAGCAGGTCCACCACCGTGTTGCCGCTGACGTAGAAGTTTGGGGCGGACACCATGTTGCCAAGGGACACGGAGGAGCTGGATGCCCCACTAGAGGTGACAGGGCCGGGAGATCCCCCTTGGCCCCCTGTGCTGTGGGTGCCCATGTGGCCCTGCAGCTGGGTGGGGGTCTTGCAGTGCACCCCGCACAGCTGGCACACAAGGACACCGCCGGAGCTCGTGCCGCCGAAGACGCCAGCGCTCTCCTTCCACTCCTGGCCATGGTGCTTCTGGGCGTGGACGCGCAGGTAGGTCAGAGTGGTGAAGCCTGGAGGAGACGCAGAGAGTTAGCAGTTAGTATCATTTCAAGGCTTTACAAGTAATGCTTTATAGCGCGGGTCCCCAAAAGgcaggtgattttatttggccccccaagttttctgagcaaaaaaataaacattgttggactaagactgtaaaaacaacagCAAATCTGCTCCAAGGGATTTTGATTTTAGAAATCTGTTCCAAATGATTCCCACGCATGATAaagagatatacagtacagtcaaaggtttggacacacctactcattcaagggtttttctttatttttttactattttctacactgtagaataatattgaagacatcaaaactatgaaataacacatatggaatcatgtagtaaccaaaaaagtgttaaataaatcaaaatatattttagattcttcaaagtagccaccctttgccttaatgacggctttgcacacttttggcattctctcaaccagcttcacctggaatgcttttccaacagtcttgaaggagttcccacatatgccgagcacatgttgactgcttttccttcactctgcggtccaactcatcccaacccatctcaattgggttgaggttaggtGATTGTGGATaataggtcatctgatgcagcactgcatcactctccttggtaaaaatagcccttacacagcctggaggtgtgttgggtcactgtccagttgaaaaacaaatgatagtcccactaaacgcaaactagatgggatggcgtatcgctgaagaatgctgtggtagccatgctggttaagtgtgccttgaattctaaataaatcactgacagtgtcaccagcaaagcacccccacaccatcacacctcctcctccatgcttcacagtgggaaacaCACAAGCAGAGATCAtcggttcacctactctgcgtctcacaaagacacggcggttggaaaatctcaaatttggactcgtcagaccaaaggacagatttccaccggtctaatgtccattgctcgagtttcttggcccaagcatgtcatttcttcttattggtgtccttaagtaatggtttctttgcagcaatttgaccatgaaggcctgattcacacagtctcctctgaacagttgatgttgagatgtgtctgttatttgaactctgtgaagcatttatttgggctgcaatgtctgaggctggtaattctaatgaacttatcctctgcagcagaggtaactctgggtcttcctttcctgttgtgGTCCttatgagagtcagtttcatcatagtgcttgatgttaattgtgactgcacttgttccagattgactgaccttcatgtcttaaatttaTCTTTGCTTGTTTGACCTGTAATTGCCATAATATggccttggtcttttaccaaatggagccatcttctgtacaccacccctaccttgtcattgattggctcaaaggcattatgaaggaaagaaattcccaaAATTAACTTAAGACACACCTGTTCATTTAAaggtattccaggtgactacctcatgaggctggttgagagaatgccaagagtgtgcaaaactgtcatcgtCACTTTTCGTGAACCCATCAAACAATCTGGGGTGTTGACAGACACTCACTGCGGTTACAGAGATGGCAGGCGTGGTGCTGCGATTGGTTGTGCACCCTCATGTGATCGGTGATGTAGGCAGCAGACAGGAGCTTGCCGCAGATGTGGCACGGGACCTTCTCCTCGTGGCGGATCATATGGGCACGTAGCCGGTCCCTCGTGGCGAAGCTGGATTCACACGTCTAAACACATCGAGAGTTATGAGGTTATCATTAAAGATACAGAGAAAGCAGTAGTTTAACCCTCTAGAGTTCAAGCTCTGTCTCAGCCGGTTTTtactacattttttattttaagacCGCTTAATGTATCCaagaaatgtataaaaacattATTGGATTCATttggcattactgctattagcattgaataacagattcactggAATCAACAGATAGTCCtcacaaaaaaatctaaaggaagtttgttctgaagtgtctctcctatatctgagagataaggAAGATCAGGAAACTTTTTAATTTTTagacatgtatttaaccccttattttaggcactaaactatctcaatatatacagtgcattaagaaagtattcagacccctccacttttcccacattttgttacgttacagccttattctaaaatgtatacaataacaaaaaaatcatcatcaatctatacacaataccccataatgacggaGAACACCACCACGTTCGTGAGAGTCATCTTTCAACAGATTGGTCTTAATACTTTGTAGGCCAAACCAGTCGGACGCTACAGCCGTTTTTATGAGAACAGccattttcgggatgtctcatggtctgacaaacaccgctctagctctgccaccaccgcagatgcagaagggCGATAATCAGCGGATGCACGgcccatgcaaaaaaaaatctttagCTCAAACagatggattttgatggggatttttgtattgtGATAATTAGATTTCCACAGGGAAGTTTTCAGGGTTAATTGGGgttgggatcaattccatttcaattcagtcaattaagGAAGTAAACTCAAATTCCAACTCCAAAgaaaattggaatttcagttcacttcctgaattgactgaatttaaatggaatcGATCCCAACCCCAATTTTATTACAATGGATAATTATGGTACAAAGGATTTAAGGTACAGAGAAGCAAAATCATGGTTAACAATGACTGTATTGAGATTTGAgaggtgtaaaaaatatataaagtagCACAAACATCAAGTACCGGACACTTGAAGGGTCGTTCAGAAGAGTGGACTTGTCTGACGTGACTGTTGAGATGGTCGGGCCTGAAAGAAGTGAGAAAGGAAGGGTTGAGACCACAATACCTTGTTATACACTTTCTCCAGCTGAAAATGTGAACTTCCAAATTCAAACTTTGTCAGATGTCTTTTGAGATAAGTTCAAGTCCCAGGGCGTGTGTTGTGTAGATACAGCTAAATGCCACAAACCAATATGAATGAAAAAGATAAAAGATTTGTGGTGCTTAAATCTTCCATTCATTTTGGGTTGAGCCTTACAGCTGCATCTACACAACTAATGGCATGGGATGTGGACTCTTCTTGACTACTTTTGAGGTCTAAAACATCTGACAAACTCTTTGGAGTGTACCACAGACACAAAGCGTAAGAAAGCGgcttgaaatacagacagagggagaggcaatatATGAAAAAAAACTCTGTTgcctgccctaatgaacacaacactGCTCTCTGGCCTATAGCGTGCCATTCTCACCTGGAGAAAGCCTTGGCACAGTGGGGGCACACGTAGGGTTTCTCCACACCACCTTGGTGAGAGCGCACGTGGTGGCTCATGCGGTCCTTCCTCTTGAACCTCTGCTGGCAGATGGGGCAGGAGAAGGGTTTCTCATCCGAGTGGGAGAGACGGTGTCGGTTAAGGTGATACACATCTCGGAAGGCCTTCCCGCACGTTTCACAAGCGTGATTCTTCCGCACAGGGTTTGGGTTCGATggcctctgggggggggggggggggggtgaggagaaCAAACATTGTTTGTGAGGAGTACAAACATAATTTTTTATGTATTGTCGGACATGACTATTACACATGCCTTGTTGATTATTTACATATCATATTGTCGATTCTCTGTGTCTTTCCGAACCACGCACACACATGGCTCGCTACACCTAGATCATTTCTCTGGACCGTTTGCATAAAACGCTGAATTCCCTCTATTGAAAATAAGGCTTTTCCACAATCTCCATAAAGACCATGCAAGAGAAACC
Protein-coding regions in this window:
- the LOC139541991 gene encoding myc-associated zinc finger protein-like isoform X1 — translated: MDAAWSNFLFQTTPTQNQVEGTLQSELLPVHMASPQTPPTEHIIHPPSTVDTAALNEEPLPVKTVSRPARVPHICAICSKQFKNNYNLRRHQSVHTGVRMKRAGEQEEGAKEGGNGAGPAQVVSGGRTERYTVPLTLLHLSVPPPLPPPRLLASQQPTVGSQDGEEVAMASVVASVNPHAPPAAVDMGAGATVQRPSNPNPVRKNHACETCGKAFRDVYHLNRHRLSHSDEKPFSCPICQQRFKRKDRMSHHVRSHQGGVEKPYVCPHCAKAFSRPDHLNSHVRQVHSSERPFKCPVLDTCESSFATRDRLRAHMIRHEEKVPCHICGKLLSAAYITDHMRVHNQSQHHACHLCNRSFTTLTYLRVHAQKHHGQEWKESAGVFGGTSSGGVLVCQLCGVHCKTPTQLQGHMGTHSTGGQGGSPGPVTSSGASSSSVSLGNMVSAPNFYVSGNTVVDLLVSDCSSIQPQSHS
- the LOC139541991 gene encoding myc-associated zinc finger protein-like isoform X2 is translated as MDAAWSNFLFQTTPTQNQVEGTLQSELLPVHMASPQTPPTEHIIHPPSTVDTAALNEEPLPVKTVSRPARVPHICAICSKQFKNNYNLRRHQSVHTGVRMKRAGEQEEGAKEGGNGAGPAQVVSGGRTERYTVPLTLLHLSVPPPLPPPRLLASQQPTVGSQDGEEVAMASVVASVNPHAPPAAVDMGAGATVQRPSNPNPVRKNHACETCGKAFRDVYHLNRHRLSHSDEKPFSCPICQQRFKRKDRMSHHVRSHQGGVEKPYVCPHCAKAFSRPDHLNSHVRQVHSSERPFKCPTCESSFATRDRLRAHMIRHEEKVPCHICGKLLSAAYITDHMRVHNQSQHHACHLCNRSFTTLTYLRVHAQKHHGQEWKESAGVFGGTSSGGVLVCQLCGVHCKTPTQLQGHMGTHSTGGQGGSPGPVTSSGASSSSVSLGNMVSAPNFYVSGNTVVDLLVSDCSSIQPQSHS